GCATTCTGACTCCTGTTGTGAGGAAGCCTGCAGTGTTTCGATTGAATGAAAGACGCagcagggaaacgggcccttcagcccaccgagtccacgctgaccatcgactgcccgctcacAGTAGttccaagttatcccactttcccatccactcctgaccacactatgggcaatttacagagggccagttaacctacaaacccacgcgcctgtgggatgtgggaggaaaccggagcacccggaggaaacccaccaggTCAAAAAGAgagcttgcaaactccacacagacaatacccgaggtcgggattgaacccaggcccctggcgctgtgaggcagtgactaccGCTGTACATTAACTAGTGTTGTGAAGGGAAATGGTGGTGAAAACAAAGTCAGTAACTTGGTTCAGAAGAATTTATCTTAAACCTATTCAGTAGAAATTCCAAAACTAATTATGGTTTGACATAACCTTTTTGGTTTTGAAACTCATTAAAACAAAAATCCCATACCCTTTTGTAACAGCTGGCTTAAAATTGTACTGTTTAGTTTAATGTTCCTAATTAATATTTAGTCCAAAGTGCAGCCAATCAcaattcataagtcataggagcagaattaggccattcagcccctcaagtctactccgccgttcaatcaaggctgatctatctgcccctcctaaccccattctcctgcctacagaaccaggggccacagtttaagaataaggggtaagccatttagaacagagacgaggaaacactttttcacacagagagttgtgagtctgtggaattctctgcttcagagggcggtggaggcaggttctctggatactttcaagagagagctagatagggctcttaaagatagcggagtcagggtatatggggagaagggttttggcccgaaacgttgcctatttccttcgttccatagatgcggccgcacccactgagtttctccagcaattttgtctaccttcaattttccagcatctgcagttccttcttaaacaaaagtctatggggagaagacaggaatgggttactgattggggatgatcagccatgatcacattgaggggccgaatggcctactcctgcacctattgtctattgtctattattctccccataacccctaacacccgtgctcatcaggaatctatctatttctgccttaaaaaatatccactgatgtcctccacagccttctgtggcaatgaattccatagattcaccagtaGATTCATTCTacttgaaatagacaatagacaataggtgcaggagtaggccatttggcccttcgagccagcaccgccattcattgtgatcatggctgatcatccccaatcagtaccccatttatgccttctccccatatcccctgacgccactattttttagagccctatctagctctctcttgaaagcatccagagaaccggcctccaccgccctctgagacagaattccacactcaccactgtctgtgagaaaaagtgtttcctcgtctccgttctaaatggcttactccttattcttaaactatggcccctggttctggactcccccaacatcgggaacatgtttcctgcctctagtatgtccaagcccttaacaatcttatatgtttcaatgagatcttccTTATATAGTCTTCCTTGTGTTGATCTGCTTTACCTATCTGTGTCCCAAGGTCTGTTGCTGGCTGTCCCTATCGTTAATTGTATTTGAGTGTTGTGGACTTTGAAGTCTGGCCATTTTTGTCCATCGCTGCTTTTTAAAAACGTCCCTGGTTGGTTGCCCCTGTGGTCTAATGACTGATTCTCTGCGCTCTTGTTTCAGGTGGCTCTCCTGGAACTGaactttctgcccaccactggcaCCAAACTGACCAAGAGACAACTCATTCTGGCCCGTGAGTACCATCCGCGACAAAGCAAAGTAGCAATTTTGTAAAAGCACAAAGTGCGGAATGACTCGGGCAGCATCTACGGAAGGAATGGcggtttgggtcgggacccttgtatagactcgagcactttgtgtttttaccagAGATTCCTGCATCTGGAGTTCTTCGTATCCACATCAATTGtatttcttcctcttcctcttcttcttgcgtatggcgtgcacagcctaaagttgtcggacaacgtgttctatttgatcttatttgattgtgcacgccaggttgattgcattcgtcgaagcagggcggaccacgtgaaggttgcaatctcccaccctaaaTTGTATTTAATGTTAAACTGCTGAATCCCATCCGATTGTGAGGTGTTTTTCTTTCAGTTTTAGAACAAAGGCATTTTGACTTCAATCACGTCGGCCAGGGAGTCTGATAGATTCTTGACCCAAGTAGACCCAaatagagtctcgacccgaaagatcacccattccctctctccagagatgctgcctgtcccgctgagttacgccagctttttgtgtctccagtttaaaccagcatctgcagttccttcccacacactcactcccttTTGTCTATGCCTGTTGAAAGGAAGCTGTTTGCATTCTAGTCCTCATTCCGTAAACTTGTAGCTTAGTCCCATACGCTCATCCAGTTGTCTTTCTGGATGCGATAAGACCTTGTCCtgtattagaataaaggggaggtcatttaagactgaggtgagaaaaaactgcgtgggttttctctgggagctccggtttcctcccacactccaaagacgtgcaggtttgtaggctcatggtttcaaggtcagtttgttgtcacatgtaaccagttaaggtacagttaaATTtcagttgccatacagccatactaagtgaaaagcaacaaggcacacaaccacataaaagtaacataaacatccaccacagtggattccacattcctcactgtgatggaaggcaataaagttcaatcttcttcctcttgttctcctgcggtcagAGCATTCGAGCCACCCGCAGTCGGGGCCATCAAAGCCCCCACAGCCGACGATCGAAACCccggtcggggtgatcgaaactcccctgTCGGGGTGGTAGAAACTctccgtggcatggagctcccgaatcggactcttcttaccagagaccgcgggcttcacaatgttaaagtccacaggccacgcgGTTGGAACTtcgatcgcaagctccgcgatgttaaagtaccGCAGCTTGGTGCGCTGGGTCGGTcaccagcagaggccgccaactccacgatgttaggccgcagtggggacggagatacgatatggaaaaaaaatctcatctccgtcgaggtaagagattgaaaaaaagtttccccaacactcaccacataaaacaaaccaaggatcaCGAAAACATActattaacacatactaaaaataacaaaaaagaagaaatgacagacaggctgttggcgaggcagccattgctggtggcgccacctggtgttcACTTGACGCACTGGGCTAATTGGCattgtaaaattgtacattgtctccagtgtgggcgtgtacaggatagtggtcgtgtacgggggatcgctggtcggcacggacggagggccgaagggcctgtttccacgctgaatctctaaactaaactaatgtcttTTATATTAAAGGGGATGTTTTGGAAATCGGGGCACAGTGGAGTATCCTGAAGAAAGATATCCCTTCATTTGAACGCTACATGGCACAACTCAAGTGCTATTACTTTGACTACAAGTAAGTGTTGCTGAATGATATCAGGGTATGAAAGGCTGAATTATTGACATTTATCATTACAATCATTCCCTTGAAATGTTTACGTTGTTTAAATGGTTGGTTGGGGAGACAAAGAactttccgaagatagacacaaaatgccggagtaactcagcgggacaggcagcatctctggagagaaggaatgggtgagatttcgggtcgagatgcatCTCCTTCTctaccgagatgctgcctgtcccgctgagttactccagctttttgtgtctaccttcagtttaaaccagcatctgcagttccttcctgcacaaggagAGCTTTCCTCTGCGTTGAGTAATATAATAAAGAGAATATCCgtaaagctgaagaagggtttcggcccgtaacgttgcctatttccttcgctccatagatgctgccgcacccgctgagattcttcagaatttttgtctacctccgtaaAGCTCGGCAGTTGGAGAAGGAATTATGCTTTTACACTCTAGCTGTAGTAATTGGTAACAAtagttttggaaaaatacagtgaACTCTTGTTttaacagacctctttataatggataagaaggaactgcagatgctggtttaaactgaagatagacacaaattgctggagtaactcagcgggtcaggcaacgtctctggagagaaggaatgggtgacgtttcaggtcaagacccttcagacattGCTGAAAACTGTCTGAAGGAGAGTCTCGtaccgacacgtcacccattccttctctccagagattcaagattcaagagagtttattgtcatgtgtccttgataggacaattaaattcttgctttgcttcagcacaacagaacagaacatagtaggcatgaatacagaacagatcagtgtgtccatataccattttatatatatatatatatatatatatatatatatatatatatacacacatgaataaataaactgataaagttcaaataacagataatgggctattaatgttcagagttttgtcagagacaagtttaatagcctgatggctgtggggaagtagctattcctgaacctggatgttgcagtcttcaggctcctgtaccttctacctgaaggtagcggggagatgagtgtgtggccaggatggtgtgggtctttgatgatgctggcagcctttttaagatgctgcctgttcccgctgagttactccagcattcagtgtctatctttataataatggattttggttacagCAGACCGGGGTCGTTGTTTTGAATGACAATGAGGTGGATGAAGTGAACGTTGTTTCTGAACCATTttcacttggtttagtttagagctacagggtGGAAACACCAAGCCCGCGCGGCCTAGCGATCACTGGcgcacgagttctatcctacacaggagGGAAAGTGCATTACCACAGTGGCGTtatctttcctcccacattgcaaggaGAAAGATATTGTGACAATTATATCTTTGCCCAAGTGATCCCCACTCTCCACCACAAGGGCCTGCAGCTTCCGTGAATCGCTGGCAGAGGTAGCTCGTGCAGATAAAGTGAAGGAGAGTACAAAGTGATTTTAGGTGCATTCGGGGGGAAAGGAGtaactagcttcttccagcttcggatgatagctaaaataaaacaattcctccagtttgatgacctcgaaaagatcatccacacatttatctcctcccgccacgattactgcaactcccttcacattggcatcagccaatcttccctgtcccgcctgcaactggtccaaaacgccgcagcgagactcctgacgggcacccgaaaaggggaccacatcaccccgatcctggcctctctccactggctccctgtgcggttccgaataaatttcaagctccttctttatgtctacaaagccctttacaggcttgcccccacctacatcaaaagtctgcttacccaccgcaccacctccaggtccttcagatcggccgacttggggttactgaatatcccgcggtctaggcataagctcaggggcgaccgggcctttgcggttgcagctcctagtctgtggaacagcagcccccttcccatcagaactgccccctccatcgtctcctttgtcgagacttaaaactcatctttactctcaagcctttcttgacatcctctgagtgagggctatatgtatgtatttatgtatgtacttaatctatgaaccaatgttgtataacgttagtactccaccaatgtaaagcactttggccaacgagagttgttttttaaatgtgctttagaAATAAAAGTGGCTTGacgactagagagagagagagtagggccCGGAGAAATCATAATGGCCATTGACATGTGGAGCAGCAGGAGAGGGGAGAGCTCATCGTTGCGAAGGTTTTACTTCATGTTTTGCTTGTCTCTGCAGGGATGAATTGCCGGAGTCTGCCTACAAACACCAGCTGTTGGGACTGAACCTCCTGTTCCTTCTGTCTCAGAACCGCGTGGCTGAGTTCCACACGGAGCTGGAGAGGCTGCCCGCCAAAGATATACAGAGCAACGTCTACATCAAGCACCCGGTCTCACTCGAGCAGGTAACGTCCTTGTGGGACTCAGTACAAGTGTAGCTGGGGAAGCACGGGTCGCTGAGATGCAGGTTGCATTTACTAAGGTCGAcactaggtgctggaggaactatgcgggacaggcagcatctctggagagaaggaccctgaagaagggtctcgacccgaaacatcacccattccttctctccttagaagctgcctgtcccgctgagttactccagcatcttgtgtctacccttgatttaaaccagaatctgcagttctttcttacgcccTTGCATTTACGCAGGCTGCCTGTTCTCTGATAACTACAcctagtctttggagtgtgggaggaaaccggagcacctggagaaatcccacgcaggtcacggggagaacgtacaaactccatacagacagtatagtctgtatactcgctagaatttagaagataataataataataataataataatatattttattgtcattgcacgtcagtgcaacgagatttagtgtgcagctccactgatgtacaagaaaggtaaataaatacaatacataaataagcaagctgaattgattgacgtgaccatctgagggagacggtccaaagggggtgggtggggggggcactcatttgggccggttcagagccgctatagaaccagattgaggggggatcttatagaaacttactcaattgttaaggggttggacaggctagatgcaggaatattcttcctgatgttggggaagtccagaacaaggggtcacagtttaaggataagggggaagtattttaggaccgagacgagagaaaaaaattcacatagagagtggtgaatctgtggaattctctgccacagaaggtagttgaggccagttcattggctatatttaagagggagttagatgtggcccttgtggctaaagggatcagggggtatggagagaaggcaggtacaggatactgagttggatgatcagccatgatcatattgagtggtggtgcaggctcgaagggccgaatggcctactcctgcacctattgtctatgtttctatagtcaggatggagcccgagtctctgcgctatgaggcagcaactctaccgctgtgccaccgtgcgaaCACTGTTCCAGCCACAGTGCGAGCCActtcagactgaattaattgggtcggaaccttcttcagactcgtggaGATAATATGTTGGGTGTCCTTTAAGGAATTTAACTTTAAGATCTGTTTACTGGAAACCAAGAATTAAAATTTTAGAAGTGCAGGGAGATAACTGATGGCCTTGgcatggtagataaaaatgctggagaaagtcagcgggtgaggcagcatctatgagcgatggaaaaggtgacgtttcgggtcgagacccttcttcagaccgaaggaaaaggtgacgtttcgggtggacaactttcttcagacagagggtggtgggtgtatggaacgagctgccagaggaggtagttgaggtaggtagtataataacatttaaaaaatacttgcaggtacaaagataggaaaggtttcgagggacgtggaccaaatgcaggcaggtgggatcttTGTCACCATGGgcaatatgggccaaagggcctctttcatgCTGTACGACTTGTTAAAGTCTTTCCAAAGAACACCAACGTTTTATAATGTGATGTGACTGTTCAGTTTAAAAGTTTGACTTGCTGCATGCTCCTGGGCTCTAACCTTTCTTGTATTGTTTCAGTATCTGATGGAAGGCAGCTACAACAAAGTTTTCCTAGCTAAGGGAAACATCCCTGCTGAAAGCTACACCTTCTTCATTGATATCCTGCTCGATACCATTAGGTAAGTCCCAGCCTACAGCTCGGTGATGTTTGCTGTGTGTGGAATCTTGTTTGGAGCAAGTCCATGAGACTGGAACCCAAAGCTGTGCAGCCAGTAGTTGTCTGGTGGGCAAACTAGTATctccacgtcacccattcctctccggagatgctgcctgtcccgctgagtatctATCTTCGCCATagatgattagtttagagatacagcacgtaaacaggcccttcagtccattgagtccgcgccgaccagcgatccccgacagTAATCAtgttcagacattgtgggccaaaggggctattcctgtgctgtactttgttCTAAATTGTAAATTAATTTGTCACTAAGAAATGAAGATGAATGGAAATAGAAAGAGTTAACATGACAGGTGAAGATACTTCATGGGAACTCCATCAGAATTTAGCATCACCTCCAGCAAGGGCATTGTGTGCTGGAAGATGTTTCTGCTGTTCTATACTCTATATATGAGGGAATTAACGGATATGTTTACGaggataaggttaattcccgggatggcaggactgtcatatgctgagagaatggagcagctgggcttgtacactctggagtttagaaggatgagtggggatcttattgaaacatataagattgttaagggtttggacacgctagaggcaggaaacatgttcccgatgttgggggagtccagaaccaggggtcacacacagtttaggaatgaggggtaagccatttagaatggagacgaggaaacacttttttctcacagagagtggtgagtgtgtggaattctctgcctcagagggcggtggaggctggttctctggataatttcaagagagagctagatagggctcttaaaaatagtggagtcaggggatatggggagaaggcaggaacggggtactgattggggatgatcagccatgatcacattgaatggcggtgctggctcgaaggcccgaatggcctactcctgcacctattgtctattgataggttAGGAAAGTGGGTTGGTGGGTTAGTTGGCTGTTCTGAATTGCCACcaatgtgtaggtgagtggggAGGATGGGAGATGATGATAAGGCTGTGGGGTGAATACAAACAGTTGGAATGGCTGGAAGCTTATCCATGTCCACCCAagctactgcctgacccgctgagttactccagcatcgtgtGTCCCACaccattccagcatctgtagttccttgtgtcccatTGTCTTCACTCAGGGATGAAATTGCTGGTTGTATCGAGAAGGCGTACGAAAATATATTGTTCAATGAAGCTTCGAGGACACTCTTCTTCACAGCGTCAAAGAAGATGACCGAGTACGCAAAGAAGGTTAGTAGATCGTGACGCCAGTCTCTGCGAGCAATTGGCGAatgggtaatgcccctgtcccacttaggaaacctgaacggaaacctctggagactttgcgccccacccaaggtttccgtgcggttcccggaggtttttgtcagtctccctacctgcttccactacctgcaacctccggcaaccatctgcaacctccgggaaccgcacggaaaccttgggtggggcgcaaagtctccagaggtttccgttcaggtttcctaagtgggaccagGGGCATAAGAATCAATATATTTATGACAGAAGATTCTCTTTGTAATGCGTAAAACAGGGTGGTTTCCTCAACAATATAAGATTTGTCGTGCCTATTTTCAATATTGTATGGTCATAAGtgacagaagcagaattaggccattcggcccatcaagtctactccgccattcaatcatgcctgatctatctctcctgcctaaccccattctcctgccttctccccataaccccagacacccgtactaatcaagaatctgtcaatctgtgtcttaaaaatacccactgacttcgcCTTCACAgcagtttgtggcaatgaattccacagattcaccacccactgactgaagaaattcctcctcatttcctgtctccgttaattctgaggctgtggcctctggtcctagactctcccactagtggaggccccccccccccttcgccccCATCCATTCTACACTCCAGCGTATAAAGAgcgtcaaacgctcattatacgttaactcactcattcccgggaatcatttttgtaaacctcctctggaccctctccaacaccagcgcatccttcctcagatacggggcccagaactgttcacaatactccaaatgcggtctgaccagtcagTGCCTTGCaacgcctcagcattacatccctgtttttatattccagaTATATATAATAGAATAGAGGTATGCTGAATGGAATAGACAGATGCTAATGGATGGGAGCTAGGTTATGCAGTAGATTGGGTATTAACTGATATCTGGACTCAGGACAGTGGGATTAGATGGCATGATCTATAATGGACGTCTATAGTATTAGACAAGggcctgcggtagagttgctgcctaacagcgctttcagcgcaagagatgccggtgctgtctgtaaggcacggtggcacagtggtagagctactgcttcagagcgccagggacccaggttcgatccccgccacgggtactgtctgtatggagtttgtacgttctccccgtgacctgcatcggttttccccgagatcttcggtttcctcccacgctccaaagacgtaccggtttgtgggttaattggcttgggagagtgtaaaattgtccctggtgtgtgtaggatagcgtgaatcaaagatcctatagcaagcaagatagaccactcctgctaaatgcaatgggctgacgtgtagtacgcaacggagcggaacgtgggcctttttttcatccatttcagtaacccgacccgacccgcagtgtaatcagc
The nucleotide sequence above comes from Amblyraja radiata isolate CabotCenter1 chromosome 41, sAmbRad1.1.pri, whole genome shotgun sequence. Encoded proteins:
- the psmd8 gene encoding 26S proteasome non-ATPase regulatory subunit 8, with protein sequence MAAQLEQAVGMYEQLRGEWARKNPNLRKCEELLVKLKVALLELNFLPTTGTKLTKRQLILARDVLEIGAQWSILKKDIPSFERYMAQLKCYYFDYKDELPESAYKHQLLGLNLLFLLSQNRVAEFHTELERLPAKDIQSNVYIKHPVSLEQYLMEGSYNKVFLAKGNIPAESYTFFIDILLDTIRDEIAGCIEKAYENILFNEASRTLFFTASKKMTEYAKKRGWLLGPDNYYSFSSQQQKPEDATIPSTELAKQVIEYARHLEMIV